One Candidatus Poribacteria bacterium genomic window carries:
- a CDS encoding PTS sugar transporter subunit IIA, whose product MLSNVIRKDLICLDIKSRDKVGALKEMLDMLEGIDHSFLKIRLFQNLLNREGLESTAIGHGVALPHCRTNLVDFPIVMIGRSRKGVDFESPDGKPVHLIIMVLVPQSSNVPWLDLISDIMRVIRNETFIRAINLARTPEEVLQAISDIEQGKA is encoded by the coding sequence ATGCTTTCTAATGTCATACGTAAGGATCTGATATGTCTTGACATAAAGTCACGGGATAAAGTGGGCGCTCTCAAGGAGATGCTCGATATGTTGGAGGGGATCGATCATTCCTTCCTCAAGATCCGTCTGTTCCAAAATCTGTTAAACAGGGAAGGGTTGGAAAGCACCGCCATAGGACATGGGGTAGCCCTACCTCATTGTCGGACAAATCTGGTGGATTTCCCGATCGTTATGATAGGGCGGTCCAGGAAAGGGGTTGACTTCGAGTCACCCGATGGGAAGCCTGTTCACCTGATAATCATGGTTCTTGTTCCCCAGAGCTCTAATGTGCCCTGGCTTGACCTGATAAGCGATATCATGCGTGTTATCAGAAACGAGACCTTCATCCGAGCTATCAACCTCGCGAGAACCCCTGAGGAGGTTCTCCAAGCGATATCCGATATAGAGCAGGGAAAAGCCTAA